One part of the Futiania mangrovi genome encodes these proteins:
- a CDS encoding enoyl-CoA hydratase-related protein has translation MATDKQLVLVERPEEGVALVRINRPEARNALNMATRKALAAAFLDLHDDESVRAIVLTGDDQAFAAGADLKEFIDATAIEVLKRRSERYFQAVSRAPQPVIAAISGYALGGGLELAMCCDILIAGEGAQLGQPEIRVGIIPGAGGTQRLTRAIGKFQAMRLCLTGRPIGAAEALQMGLVSQVVPDAEVLETALKTARDIARMPPLAAQAIKEAIVLGQDASLEAALTLERKSFQVVFSSQDKREGMQAFFDKRRPEFKGE, from the coding sequence ATGGCAACCGACAAGCAACTGGTTCTCGTGGAGCGGCCGGAGGAGGGTGTGGCCCTCGTCCGCATCAACCGGCCGGAGGCGCGCAACGCGCTCAACATGGCTACGCGCAAGGCGCTGGCCGCCGCCTTCCTCGACCTGCACGACGACGAGAGCGTGCGCGCCATCGTGCTGACCGGCGACGATCAGGCGTTTGCCGCCGGCGCCGACCTCAAGGAGTTCATCGACGCCACCGCGATCGAGGTCCTGAAGCGCCGCTCCGAACGCTACTTCCAGGCGGTCTCCCGCGCGCCGCAACCCGTGATCGCGGCGATCAGCGGCTATGCGCTGGGCGGGGGGCTGGAGCTTGCCATGTGCTGCGACATCCTGATCGCGGGCGAAGGTGCGCAGCTCGGCCAGCCGGAGATTCGCGTGGGCATCATTCCGGGTGCGGGCGGCACGCAGCGCCTCACCCGCGCCATCGGCAAGTTCCAGGCGATGCGTCTCTGCCTCACCGGGCGGCCCATCGGTGCGGCGGAAGCGTTGCAGATGGGGCTCGTCAGCCAGGTCGTGCCGGACGCCGAGGTGCTGGAGACCGCGCTCAAGACCGCGCGCGACATCGCCCGCATGCCCCCGCTCGCCGCACAGGCCATCAAGGAGGCCATCGTGCTCGGCCAGGACGCGAGCCTCGAGGCCGCGCTCACGCTGGAGCGCAAGTCCTTCCAGGTCGTCTTCTCCTCCCAGGACAAGCGCGAGGGGATGCAGGCCTTCTTCGACAAGCGCCGGCCGGAGTTCAAGGGGGAGTAG
- a CDS encoding acetate--CoA ligase family protein, whose product MSDLPASLQHILAPRRVAILGASDGPSRIGGRPIHYMKEAGFEGDILPVNPNRETVQGLTAYPTVSDVPGEIDFALVALPAAGVAEAVRASAAKGAKACLIFSSGFAEVGEEGERLQAELTAISRETGVRVIGPNCLGLFNPSAGFYPTFSSSVDGNFPTPGGLAIVTQSGAFGSHLFYTANQKGIGIRTWISTGNESDVDVSELIGHLAEDPGTKVILAYVEGAKDGRRLIASLEKARAARKPVLFFKVGRSEVGAEAARSHTAALAGADAVYDGVLRQYGAYRGSTVEELLDVAYAAQTGVYPTGKRIGLVTISGGAGVMMADAAEDAGLDVAPMPEEAQTTLKELLPFAAVRNPVDITAQVLNNLDLVPQFLQAMYREGGYDAMVAFFTMTASSPMIADTMRDRILKGLEGYEDRLTALSIVGGPEALKRYTDAGLLNYEDPVRAIRAFAALMGFGRSFAGQEGRMAVAVPQMAPLPSGPLGEKEAKEILAKAGLPVVEDRLATTAAEAEAAVRAFGRPCALKIASPDILHKTDAGGVRLNVAAEGAADAFDAIMAAAKAYDASARLDGVLVSPMAGEGVETILGVQRDPVFGPVVMLGLGGIHVEVLKDVTFRAAPFDMEEARAMIADLRARAIFDGVRGAPPADVEALAEAAHRLSLFGAAHADTVESVDLNPVRVMARGEGVLALDALIVRR is encoded by the coding sequence GTGAGCGATCTTCCTGCAAGCCTGCAACACATCCTCGCGCCGCGCCGGGTGGCGATCCTCGGGGCGTCGGACGGCCCCTCGCGGATCGGCGGGCGGCCGATCCACTACATGAAGGAAGCGGGCTTCGAGGGCGACATCCTACCGGTGAACCCGAACCGGGAGACGGTGCAGGGCCTCACGGCCTATCCCACGGTCAGCGACGTGCCGGGCGAGATCGACTTCGCGCTGGTCGCGCTGCCGGCGGCCGGGGTTGCCGAGGCCGTGCGCGCGTCCGCCGCAAAGGGGGCGAAGGCGTGCCTGATCTTCTCCTCCGGCTTTGCCGAGGTGGGTGAGGAGGGCGAGAGGCTGCAGGCCGAACTGACGGCCATCTCGCGGGAAACGGGCGTGCGGGTGATCGGGCCAAACTGCCTCGGCCTCTTCAACCCGTCGGCGGGCTTCTACCCGACGTTCTCGTCCTCCGTGGACGGGAACTTCCCGACGCCGGGCGGGCTTGCCATCGTGACCCAGTCGGGCGCGTTCGGCAGCCACCTCTTCTATACCGCGAACCAGAAGGGCATCGGCATCCGCACCTGGATCAGCACCGGCAACGAATCCGACGTGGACGTGTCGGAACTGATCGGGCACCTGGCGGAGGATCCGGGCACGAAGGTGATCCTCGCCTATGTCGAGGGCGCTAAGGACGGCCGCCGCCTGATCGCAAGCCTGGAGAAGGCGCGCGCGGCGAGGAAGCCGGTGCTGTTCTTCAAGGTCGGCCGGTCGGAGGTCGGGGCGGAGGCAGCACGGTCGCACACGGCGGCGCTCGCCGGCGCGGACGCGGTCTATGACGGCGTGTTGCGCCAGTACGGGGCCTATCGCGGTTCGACCGTGGAGGAATTGCTCGACGTCGCCTACGCAGCGCAGACGGGCGTCTACCCCACGGGCAAGCGCATCGGCCTGGTCACCATCTCGGGCGGCGCGGGCGTGATGATGGCGGACGCGGCGGAGGATGCGGGCCTCGACGTCGCGCCCATGCCGGAGGAGGCGCAAACGACGCTGAAGGAGCTTCTGCCCTTTGCCGCCGTGCGCAACCCGGTCGACATCACGGCGCAAGTGCTGAACAACCTAGACCTCGTGCCGCAGTTCCTGCAGGCGATGTACCGCGAGGGCGGCTACGACGCGATGGTCGCCTTCTTCACGATGACGGCCTCCTCGCCGATGATCGCCGACACGATGCGCGACCGCATCCTGAAGGGGCTGGAGGGCTATGAGGACCGCCTGACGGCGCTCTCCATCGTCGGCGGGCCGGAGGCGCTGAAGCGCTACACCGATGCCGGGCTTCTGAACTACGAGGATCCGGTCCGCGCGATCCGCGCCTTCGCGGCGCTGATGGGCTTCGGCCGCTCCTTCGCAGGGCAGGAGGGCCGCATGGCCGTCGCGGTGCCGCAGATGGCGCCGCTGCCTAGCGGCCCGCTCGGCGAGAAGGAGGCAAAGGAGATCCTCGCGAAAGCCGGGCTTCCGGTGGTCGAGGACCGGCTCGCCACGACAGCGGCGGAAGCGGAAGCCGCGGTGCGCGCCTTCGGGCGGCCCTGCGCCCTGAAGATCGCCTCGCCCGACATCCTGCACAAAACGGACGCGGGCGGTGTGCGCCTCAATGTGGCGGCGGAGGGGGCGGCAGACGCCTTCGACGCGATCATGGCGGCGGCGAAGGCTTATGACGCAAGCGCCCGCCTCGACGGCGTGCTGGTCTCGCCCATGGCGGGCGAGGGGGTGGAAACCATCCTGGGCGTGCAGCGCGATCCGGTGTTCGGGCCGGTGGTGATGCTGGGTCTCGGCGGCATCCACGTGGAGGTGCTGAAGGACGTGACGTTCCGCGCCGCGCCCTTCGACATGGAGGAAGCGCGCGCGATGATCGCCGACCTCAGGGCGCGCGCCATCTTCGACGGCGTGCGGGGCGCGCCGCCCGCGGACGTGGAGGCGCTGGCGGAGGCCGCGCACCGGCTGTCGCTCTTTGGGGCTGCACATGCCGATACGGTGGAGAGCGTCGACCTCAACCCGGTGCGCGTGATGGCCCGCGGCGAGGGGGTGCTGGCGCTCGACGCCCTGATCGTGAGGCGCTGA
- a CDS encoding metallophosphoesterase family protein, whose protein sequence is MGDMVLTRLKSYLDAGSGWPRAPGDTVIYAVGDVHGRADLMDALTDRIRRDAERREAERRLLVFLGDYIDRGEDSRGVIDRLTDDPPDGFERVCLRGNHEEAFLAFLADSSGGPAWCRFGGLETLMSYGVLAPDAPAPRTAAEFEAVRLALSAALPQTHREFLETLPVRHEEGDYLFVHAGVRPGVPLDAQTERDLTWIRDAFLAHEEPFERFVVHGHTPSERPQIKPNRMGVDTGAYLTGRLTAAVLHADRRTTLST, encoded by the coding sequence ATGGGCGACATGGTGCTGACCCGTCTGAAGTCCTATCTCGATGCCGGAAGCGGCTGGCCGCGCGCGCCCGGCGACACGGTGATCTATGCCGTGGGCGACGTGCACGGGCGCGCCGACCTGATGGACGCGCTGACCGACCGCATCCGGCGGGACGCCGAGCGGCGCGAGGCGGAGCGGCGGCTGCTGGTCTTCCTCGGCGACTACATCGACCGGGGCGAGGATAGCCGGGGCGTGATCGACCGGCTGACCGACGACCCGCCGGACGGGTTCGAGCGGGTGTGCCTGCGCGGCAATCATGAGGAAGCGTTCCTCGCCTTCCTCGCGGATTCCTCGGGCGGCCCGGCCTGGTGCCGCTTCGGCGGGCTGGAGACGCTGATGTCCTATGGCGTGCTGGCGCCGGATGCGCCCGCGCCGCGCACGGCGGCGGAGTTCGAGGCGGTGCGCCTCGCGCTCTCCGCCGCGCTGCCGCAGACGCACCGCGAGTTCCTGGAGACCCTGCCCGTGCGGCACGAGGAGGGCGACTACCTGTTCGTCCATGCGGGCGTGCGGCCGGGCGTGCCGCTCGACGCCCAGACCGAACGCGACCTCACGTGGATCCGCGACGCGTTCCTGGCGCACGAAGAGCCGTTCGAGCGGTTCGTCGTGCACGGCCACACTCCGAGCGAACGCCCCCAGATCAAGCCGAACCGCATGGGCGTCGACACTGGCGCCTATCTGACGGGACGCCTTACGGCCGCGGTGCTGCACGCCGACCGGCGCACCACGCTCAGCACCTGA
- the pcaF gene encoding 3-oxoadipyl-CoA thiolase, protein MAEAFICDAARTPIGRHGGSLAQVRTDDLGVVPLKALIDRNPDVDWGAVDDVIYGCVTQAGEDSRNVARNVALLAGLSTDIPGVTVNRLCGSSMEAAVQAARAIRTGDAELVVVGGVESMSRAPYVMGKATEPFSRNVQMFDTTIGWRFPNPVMAKKFGLDAMPETAENVAEQFQISREDQDRFAAWSQAKAVAAQENGRLAKEIVPVLIPQRKGDPIVVDKDEHPRAGTTVDKLAKLGTPFRKEGGTVTAGNASGVNDGAVAMIVASEAAVKKYGLTPRARLVAGAVAGVEPRIMGIGPAPASDKLLKRLGLKTDDLDVIEMNEAFAAQVLASARMLGIADDDPRVNRNGGAIALGHPLGMSGARLIMTAVQELQETGGNRALCTMCIGIGQGIATVVERV, encoded by the coding sequence ATGGCCGAAGCCTTTATCTGTGATGCCGCGCGCACGCCTATCGGGCGTCATGGCGGCAGCCTGGCGCAGGTGCGCACGGACGACCTGGGCGTCGTGCCGCTGAAGGCGCTGATCGACCGCAATCCCGACGTCGACTGGGGCGCTGTGGACGACGTGATCTACGGATGCGTGACGCAGGCGGGCGAGGACAGCCGCAACGTAGCGCGCAACGTGGCCCTGCTCGCAGGGCTTTCGACCGACATTCCGGGGGTGACGGTCAACCGGTTGTGCGGGTCGTCCATGGAGGCGGCGGTGCAGGCCGCACGCGCGATCAGGACGGGCGACGCCGAGCTGGTCGTCGTCGGCGGCGTCGAGAGCATGTCGCGCGCGCCCTATGTTATGGGCAAGGCGACCGAGCCCTTCTCGCGCAACGTCCAGATGTTCGATACGACCATCGGCTGGCGCTTCCCAAATCCGGTGATGGCCAAGAAATTCGGCCTCGACGCCATGCCGGAGACGGCGGAGAACGTGGCCGAGCAATTCCAGATCAGCCGCGAGGACCAGGACAGGTTCGCCGCATGGAGCCAGGCGAAGGCCGTGGCGGCGCAGGAAAACGGGCGGCTCGCGAAGGAGATCGTCCCCGTCCTGATCCCGCAGCGCAAGGGCGATCCCATCGTCGTCGACAAGGACGAGCATCCGCGCGCGGGCACGACCGTCGACAAGCTCGCCAAGCTCGGCACCCCCTTCCGCAAGGAGGGCGGCACGGTCACGGCGGGCAATGCGAGCGGCGTCAACGACGGTGCGGTCGCGATGATCGTCGCCTCGGAAGCGGCGGTGAAGAAATATGGGCTCACGCCGCGGGCGCGCCTCGTCGCGGGCGCGGTCGCGGGTGTGGAACCGCGCATCATGGGCATCGGCCCGGCGCCTGCGTCCGACAAGCTGCTGAAGCGGCTGGGGCTCAAGACCGACGACCTCGACGTGATCGAGATGAACGAGGCGTTCGCGGCGCAGGTGCTCGCCTCGGCCCGCATGCTCGGCATCGCCGACGACGATCCCCGCGTGAACCGCAACGGCGGGGCCATCGCGTTGGGCCACCCCCTCGGCATGAGCGGGGCACGCCTCATCATGACGGCGGTGCAGGAACTGCAGGAGACGGGCGGCAACCGCGCGCTCTGCACCATGTGCATCGGCATCGGCCAGGGCATCGCAACGGTCGTGGAGCGCGTCTGA
- a CDS encoding FliM/FliN family flagellar motor switch protein — protein sequence MSSTGTTAATLRRKLGMVSDQLGEYPLLPVVLDCMGRRLAARAGALFGTEAEVKPAAIRVRRYGEAATAFEGPALACILSVDGWAVSALIRLPAPLVERVVERLLGHAGDAAAEIPEDWSPTPLDRRLAMRFAGLAADAFSLGLTDAAPDAEAPAAHISGAELDIARAAVARPQTPAILAGFDLTLGTSETTDRIELLIPMPMLEPVKQVLRQPWRGDTRPDPGWSETLTRQVARAPLPIEAVLHRVTLPVAALAKLEVGSLVPLEIDRSLPVSLEIDVGDGSGYMPLARGRLGALKGQKGIRLADDGLSAFAQPFAELHDTVEGVAAAEAA from the coding sequence ATGTCTTCCACGGGAACCACGGCAGCGACATTGCGCCGCAAGCTCGGCATGGTCTCCGACCAGCTTGGCGAATATCCGCTTCTTCCGGTCGTGCTCGACTGCATGGGCCGCAGGCTGGCCGCGCGCGCGGGCGCGCTCTTCGGCACCGAGGCCGAGGTCAAGCCCGCCGCGATCCGCGTGCGCCGCTATGGCGAGGCTGCCACCGCGTTCGAGGGGCCTGCGCTCGCCTGCATCCTGTCGGTGGACGGCTGGGCCGTCTCCGCGCTGATCCGCCTGCCCGCCCCACTGGTGGAGCGCGTCGTGGAACGTCTCCTCGGCCATGCGGGAGATGCCGCCGCCGAGATACCGGAGGACTGGTCGCCCACCCCGCTCGACCGCCGTCTGGCCATGCGTTTTGCGGGCCTCGCGGCCGATGCCTTCTCGCTCGGCCTTACCGATGCGGCCCCCGATGCGGAGGCGCCCGCCGCGCACATTTCCGGCGCCGAGCTCGACATCGCGCGGGCTGCCGTGGCGCGACCGCAGACGCCCGCCATTCTCGCGGGCTTCGACCTGACGCTGGGAACCTCCGAGACGACCGACCGGATCGAGCTTCTGATCCCCATGCCGATGCTGGAGCCCGTCAAGCAGGTGCTCCGCCAGCCCTGGCGCGGCGACACGCGGCCCGATCCGGGCTGGTCGGAAACGCTGACCCGCCAGGTCGCCCGCGCGCCCCTGCCGATCGAGGCGGTGCTGCACCGGGTCACGCTGCCCGTTGCCGCGCTCGCCAAGCTCGAGGTGGGGTCCCTCGTGCCGCTGGAGATCGACCGAAGCCTGCCCGTCTCGCTGGAAATCGACGTGGGCGACGGCTCGGGCTACATGCCGCTTGCGCGCGGCCGTCTCGGCGCGCTGAAGGGGCAGAAGGGCATCCGCCTCGCAGACGACGGGCTCAGCGCCTTCGCCCAGCCATTCGCGGAACTGCACGACACCGTCGAAGGCGTCGCCGCCGCGGAAGCGGCCTGA
- a CDS encoding 3-hydroxyacyl-CoA dehydrogenase, with product MVDFEKATATVGVVGAGAMGQGIVQVSLQGGLNVVVHDAREGGAAAGAEQVLKRIDRLVEKGTLKAEDAAAMRGRLTVARGLDDLKPCDAVIEAVFEDLEVKRALFQEIEGVVREDCIIASNTSSLPIASIARVCRHKGRIAGMHFFNPVPLMKLVEIIRGPETSDATAQALMALGKRQGRVPVLVADSPGFLVNMGGRAFTTEGLRIQQECVATPAQIDAIMRDCGHFRMGPFELMDLTGIDVNYPVSMIVFSEFGYDARLRTTPQHKLLYEAGRHGRKTKAGHFTYDADGKATDATGADHVTDATPATACAVVEGNDRLASLLEEAGIAVGADDGKVALVAAPMGEDATTFAVRTGADPKRLVAVDVTGDTSRRVTVMTAPGADLSHRDAVAAAIAGTGRKVTAIKDSPGFVLQRMRAMIANLGCEIAQIGLATPADIDTALQLGLNYPLGPLQIAEDMGARTTLAIMEHLQAITGDDRYRPSLWLRRRALLGLPVHDAG from the coding sequence ATGGTGGATTTCGAGAAGGCCACCGCGACCGTTGGCGTCGTCGGCGCGGGCGCGATGGGGCAGGGCATCGTCCAGGTTTCCCTTCAGGGCGGGCTCAATGTCGTCGTCCACGACGCGCGCGAGGGTGGCGCCGCGGCGGGCGCCGAACAGGTGCTGAAGCGGATCGACCGCCTGGTCGAGAAGGGCACGCTGAAGGCCGAGGATGCGGCCGCCATGCGCGGGCGGCTGACGGTCGCCAGGGGGCTCGACGACCTCAAGCCCTGCGACGCGGTCATCGAGGCCGTGTTCGAGGACCTGGAGGTCAAGCGCGCGCTCTTCCAGGAGATCGAGGGCGTGGTGCGCGAGGACTGCATCATCGCGTCCAACACCTCCTCGCTGCCGATCGCGTCCATCGCGCGGGTGTGCAGGCACAAGGGCCGGATCGCGGGGATGCACTTCTTCAATCCCGTGCCCTTGATGAAGCTCGTCGAGATCATCCGCGGGCCGGAGACGTCGGATGCGACCGCGCAGGCGCTCATGGCGCTCGGCAAGCGGCAGGGGCGGGTGCCGGTGCTGGTGGCGGACAGCCCGGGCTTCCTGGTCAACATGGGCGGTCGGGCCTTCACGACGGAGGGCCTGCGCATCCAGCAGGAGTGCGTGGCCACCCCGGCGCAGATCGACGCCATCATGCGCGACTGCGGGCACTTCCGCATGGGTCCGTTCGAGCTGATGGACCTGACGGGCATCGACGTGAACTATCCGGTCAGCATGATCGTCTTCTCCGAATTCGGATACGACGCGCGCCTCCGGACCACGCCGCAGCACAAGCTGCTCTACGAGGCGGGACGCCACGGCCGGAAGACGAAGGCCGGGCACTTCACCTATGACGCGGACGGCAAGGCGACCGACGCGACCGGCGCAGACCATGTGACGGACGCGACGCCCGCCACGGCATGCGCGGTCGTGGAGGGGAACGACCGGCTCGCGAGCCTGCTGGAGGAGGCAGGCATCGCGGTCGGCGCGGACGACGGCAAGGTGGCGCTGGTCGCGGCCCCGATGGGCGAGGACGCCACGACCTTCGCGGTGCGGACAGGGGCCGATCCGAAACGCCTCGTCGCCGTCGACGTGACCGGCGACACGAGCCGCCGCGTGACGGTCATGACCGCGCCGGGGGCAGACCTTTCCCACCGCGACGCGGTCGCAGCGGCCATCGCGGGCACGGGTCGCAAGGTCACGGCGATCAAGGACTCGCCGGGCTTCGTGCTGCAGCGGATGCGGGCGATGATCGCCAACCTCGGCTGCGAGATCGCGCAGATCGGGCTCGCCACGCCCGCCGACATCGACACGGCGCTGCAACTGGGGCTCAACTACCCGCTGGGCCCGCTGCAGATTGCGGAGGACATGGGCGCAAGGACGACGCTCGCGATCATGGAGCATCTGCAGGCGATCACCGGCGACGACCGCTACCGGCCGAGCCTGTGGCTGCGCCGCCGCGCGCTGCTGGGCCTGCCGGTTCACGACGCCGGCTGA
- a CDS encoding branched-chain amino acid aminotransferase: MVEWSRTWTWIEGGWHEGNVQIMGPRTHGMWLGSVVFDGARAFEGVAPDLDLHLERVNRSAAALKLKPFMAVGEMLELAQEGMAKFSPDEAVYIRPMYWAEEGGFFSVPPDPETTRFCLCLYEVPMPQPGRKLALTLSRYRRPTIETAPVNAKAACLYPNGARALMEAKEKGFDNAILLDAMGYVAELATANVFMVKDGEVHTPYPNGTFLNGVTRQRVIALLKAAGVTVHERPILYDEFLAADEIFSTGNYSKVVPVTQIEGRELEPGPVAAKARELYWAFAHGGL, encoded by the coding sequence ATGGTGGAATGGTCGCGTACCTGGACGTGGATCGAGGGCGGCTGGCACGAGGGCAACGTCCAGATCATGGGGCCGCGCACGCACGGGATGTGGCTGGGCTCGGTCGTCTTCGACGGGGCGCGCGCGTTCGAGGGGGTGGCGCCCGACCTCGACCTGCACCTCGAGCGGGTGAACCGGTCGGCGGCGGCGCTGAAACTCAAGCCCTTCATGGCCGTCGGAGAGATGCTGGAGCTGGCGCAGGAGGGGATGGCGAAGTTCTCTCCCGACGAGGCGGTCTACATCCGCCCGATGTACTGGGCCGAGGAGGGTGGTTTCTTCTCCGTGCCGCCGGATCCTGAGACCACGCGCTTCTGCCTCTGCCTCTACGAGGTGCCGATGCCGCAGCCGGGGCGCAAGCTGGCGCTGACGCTGTCGCGCTACCGCCGCCCGACGATCGAAACCGCGCCGGTGAACGCAAAGGCCGCCTGCCTCTATCCGAACGGGGCGCGCGCCCTGATGGAGGCGAAGGAAAAGGGCTTCGACAACGCCATCCTGCTCGACGCCATGGGCTATGTGGCGGAACTGGCGACCGCCAATGTCTTCATGGTCAAGGACGGCGAGGTGCACACGCCCTATCCGAACGGCACCTTCCTCAACGGCGTGACGCGGCAGCGGGTCATCGCGCTGCTGAAGGCGGCAGGCGTGACGGTGCACGAGCGGCCGATCCTCTATGACGAGTTCCTGGCGGCGGACGAGATCTTCTCCACCGGCAATTATTCCAAGGTCGTGCCGGTCACGCAGATCGAGGGCCGGGAGCTGGAACCGGGACCGGTCGCGGCAAAGGCTCGGGAACTTTACTGGGCGTTTGCCCACGGCGGCCTATAG
- a CDS encoding SDR family oxidoreductase, with amino-acid sequence MEGAVLVTGASRGIGRAVARDLAAAGATVIGMARRAPGDDFEGEDFVEADLTDARAAAAALEAVAKRWRITRLVANAGLARIAPVESASLEDYEATMALNVRAVLQSMQAVIPAMKAARFGRIVLLGSRAALGKEGRAVYSASKAALTGLMRTAALDLAPHRITINTVSPGPIDTELFAENAPPGSAARHAVESKVPLGRMGRPDEVAHAIRYFLEDKAGYTTGQTIYVCGGLSLGSVAL; translated from the coding sequence ATGGAAGGGGCCGTTCTGGTCACCGGCGCGAGCCGGGGCATCGGGCGCGCGGTGGCGCGCGACCTGGCCGCGGCGGGCGCAACCGTCATCGGCATGGCGCGCCGGGCGCCGGGCGACGATTTCGAGGGCGAGGACTTCGTCGAGGCGGACCTCACGGACGCGCGCGCCGCCGCCGCGGCGCTGGAAGCGGTCGCGAAGCGCTGGCGCATCACGCGCCTCGTCGCCAATGCCGGGCTTGCGCGCATCGCGCCGGTCGAGAGCGCGTCGCTTGAGGACTACGAGGCGACGATGGCGCTCAACGTGCGGGCCGTGCTGCAATCCATGCAGGCGGTGATCCCGGCGATGAAGGCTGCGCGCTTCGGGCGGATCGTCCTGCTCGGCAGCCGGGCAGCGCTGGGCAAGGAGGGGCGCGCGGTCTATTCGGCGTCCAAGGCGGCGCTCACGGGGCTGATGCGGACGGCGGCCCTCGACCTCGCGCCGCACCGGATCACGATCAACACGGTCTCGCCCGGTCCGATCGACACCGAACTTTTCGCCGAGAACGCGCCGCCCGGATCGGCGGCCCGGCACGCGGTCGAATCGAAGGTGCCGCTTGGCCGCATGGGCCGGCCGGACGAGGTCGCGCATGCGATCCGCTATTTCCTCGAGGACAAGGCGGGCTACACCACCGGGCAGACGATCTATGTCTGCGGTGGGCTGTCGCTCGGATCGGTAGCGCTGTGA
- a CDS encoding thiamine pyrophosphate-dependent enzyme: protein MASTAAARLVEALRAHGVDRVFCVPGESYLALLDALHDADDIDVVVTRHESGAGFMALADAKLTGRPGVAAVSRGPGATNASIAVHLAEQDAAPLVLLVGQVARHERGRGAFQEVDYGKTFSDMAKGVWEVHDAERLPEVVARAFHVAMSGTPGPVLIVLPEDMLEDACAADVVPPLPVAAGGPSQEDVARVAALLEKAERPLIVAGGALDSERGRAALARAAAHHGIPVALSFKRQDIFDNASPLYAGYLGFKIPKPLVETLSQADLILAIGTRLTDTATQGYTLPTAPVPRQPLVHVYPDAGQIGRVFRTDVGLAADPAALLEALASLNATRAGDRTAWAEKTHAAALGAAFAPRDLPRGVDFGRVVQALRARADRDATIITDSGNFSSWVHKLWGWDGTTRAIGSVGGAMGLAMPGAVAAALRDPGRQALTFIGDGGALMTGNELATACARNLPVKVFILNNGTYGTIRLHQEKAYPGRVVGTDLVNPDFAAWARAFGADGLTVAAPSDVEGVVAQALAAKGPVVVDVRSDAELLSAFATVSGLRAAAGA from the coding sequence ATGGCCTCCACCGCTGCCGCGCGGCTCGTCGAAGCGCTCCGCGCCCATGGCGTCGACCGTGTGTTCTGCGTTCCCGGCGAGAGCTATCTCGCGCTGCTCGACGCGCTGCATGATGCCGACGACATCGACGTGGTGGTCACGCGCCACGAATCGGGAGCGGGCTTCATGGCGCTCGCCGACGCCAAGCTGACGGGGCGGCCGGGCGTCGCGGCGGTGAGCAGGGGACCGGGGGCGACGAATGCCTCCATCGCGGTGCACCTGGCCGAGCAGGATGCAGCGCCGCTCGTCCTGCTGGTCGGGCAGGTCGCCCGGCACGAGCGCGGGCGGGGCGCGTTCCAGGAGGTCGACTACGGCAAGACCTTCTCCGACATGGCCAAGGGCGTGTGGGAGGTGCACGACGCAGAACGCCTGCCGGAGGTGGTCGCGCGCGCCTTCCACGTCGCCATGTCCGGCACGCCTGGCCCGGTGCTGATCGTGCTGCCCGAGGACATGCTGGAGGACGCCTGCGCAGCAGACGTCGTACCGCCCCTGCCGGTGGCCGCGGGTGGCCCGTCGCAGGAGGACGTGGCGCGCGTCGCGGCGCTGCTCGAAAAGGCAGAGCGCCCGCTGATCGTCGCGGGCGGCGCGCTCGACAGCGAACGGGGGCGCGCCGCACTTGCGCGTGCCGCGGCGCACCATGGGATCCCGGTCGCGCTGAGCTTCAAGCGGCAGGATATCTTCGACAATGCCTCGCCGCTCTATGCCGGGTACCTCGGCTTCAAGATCCCGAAGCCGCTCGTCGAAACGCTGTCGCAGGCGGACCTGATCCTCGCCATCGGCACGCGGCTGACCGACACGGCGACGCAGGGCTACACGCTGCCCACCGCGCCGGTTCCGCGGCAGCCGCTCGTCCACGTCTACCCGGACGCGGGCCAGATCGGGCGCGTCTTCCGCACCGACGTGGGGCTGGCGGCGGACCCGGCGGCGCTGCTGGAGGCGCTGGCGAGCCTCAACGCGACGCGGGCGGGCGACCGCACGGCATGGGCGGAAAAGACCCACGCCGCCGCGCTGGGTGCGGCCTTCGCGCCGCGCGATCTGCCCCGTGGCGTCGACTTCGGCCGCGTCGTGCAGGCACTGCGCGCCAGGGCCGACCGGGATGCGACGATCATCACGGATTCGGGGAATTTCTCCAGCTGGGTGCACAAGCTGTGGGGCTGGGACGGAACGACGCGGGCCATCGGCTCGGTCGGGGGCGCGATGGGCCTCGCCATGCCCGGCGCGGTCGCGGCGGCGCTGCGCGATCCGGGCCGGCAGGCGCTGACTTTCATCGGCGACGGCGGCGCGCTGATGACCGGGAACGAGCTTGCGACCGCGTGCGCGCGCAACCTGCCGGTCAAGGTCTTCATCCTCAATAACGGGACCTACGGCACGATCCGCCTGCACCAGGAAAAGGCCTATCCGGGACGGGTCGTGGGCACGGACCTCGTCAATCCCGATTTCGCGGCATGGGCGCGCGCCTTCGGGGCGGACGGGCTGACCGTCGCGGCGCCCTCGGATGTGGAGGGCGTCGTCGCGCAGGCGCTGGCCGCCAAGGGGCCGGTCGTCGTGGACGTGAGGTCGGATGCGGAACTGCTGTCGGCCTTCGCCACCGTCAGCGGGCTGCGCGCGGCTGCGGGGGCGTAA